In one window of Candidatus Binatia bacterium DNA:
- the yrbF gene encoding ABC transporter ATP-binding protein, producing MTSSVTGAEESPVVFDHVTMRFGARPVLVDFSCNFPGGKISVVLGGSGAGKTTILRLIGGLIQPQSGRIYVAGVNVVGMSERQLYEVRRKLGMMFQGGALLNSLTVYENLAFPLREHTRLSEAQIAERVHSTLAAVGLRDVDHLLPGELSGGMVKRVALARAILRDPEILLCDEPFSGLDPISVKRIEALLRRINQERKITMIVSSHHIPSTMRMAHHVVLLWDHKAVQGTPQDLASSPDPQIADFFNEEVREEGVREPLHTPVQRW from the coding sequence ATGACCAGTTCCGTAACAGGCGCGGAAGAAAGTCCGGTCGTGTTCGATCACGTAACGATGCGCTTCGGTGCGAGACCGGTGCTCGTGGACTTTTCTTGCAACTTTCCTGGCGGAAAAATCTCGGTGGTGCTGGGCGGCAGCGGCGCTGGGAAAACCACGATCCTGCGCTTGATCGGCGGGCTGATCCAACCACAATCCGGACGCATTTACGTAGCCGGTGTCAACGTGGTGGGCATGTCGGAGCGGCAACTCTATGAGGTACGCCGGAAGCTCGGCATGATGTTCCAAGGTGGGGCTCTATTGAACTCCCTCACGGTGTACGAAAACCTGGCCTTTCCCCTGCGCGAGCACACCCGCCTCAGTGAAGCACAAATCGCCGAGCGGGTTCATTCCACACTTGCTGCCGTAGGGCTTCGCGACGTCGATCATCTCCTCCCCGGCGAACTTTCCGGAGGCATGGTCAAACGGGTGGCTTTGGCCCGCGCCATTTTGCGGGATCCGGAGATTCTCCTGTGCGACGAACCGTTTTCCGGACTGGATCCAATTTCCGTCAAGCGCATCGAAGCCTTGCTGCGCCGGATCAACCAAGAACGAAAGATCACGATGATTGTGTCTTCCCATCACATTCCGTCCACGATGCGCATGGCGCATCACGTGGTCCTTCTTTGGGACCACAAGGCAGTGCAAGGCACGCCGCAAGACCTCGCATCGAGCCCCGATCCTCAAATTGCCGATTTCTTCAACGAAGAAGTCCGCGAAGAGGGCGTACGGGAGCCGCTACACACGCCTGTTCAACGATGGTAA
- a CDS encoding stationary phase survival protein SurE, protein MPRVLLSNDDGVDSPTLLPFVQCLSRWAEVAVVVPAREKSWIGKAITRFAPVTAELRERNGVPWAVVEGSPADCVNLAVHSFGWARPDLVVSGINLGLNFGSAFVLSSGTIGAVFEGWIAGLPAVAFSMAIPNDAFGLKGEARQAAVGERAVRVAEVASDIARTLWEVGFPKSVDAFSVNLPAEATLETPRRVTGVTRTRYGPLFVPDGAGCFRHRFSYLEPLEDEGDVSVVSRGFVAITPLRLDFSVPLPAALRQRLER, encoded by the coding sequence GTGCCGCGCGTGCTGCTTTCGAACGATGACGGCGTGGATTCTCCCACTTTGCTGCCATTTGTCCAGTGCCTATCCCGCTGGGCGGAAGTCGCCGTGGTCGTTCCGGCACGAGAAAAAAGCTGGATCGGAAAAGCCATTACGCGATTTGCGCCGGTGACGGCCGAACTCCGGGAGCGCAACGGAGTGCCGTGGGCGGTGGTGGAAGGTTCGCCGGCCGATTGCGTGAACTTGGCCGTCCACTCGTTCGGCTGGGCACGCCCCGATTTGGTGGTGTCGGGGATCAACCTGGGCCTGAATTTCGGCTCGGCGTTCGTGCTTTCCAGCGGCACCATCGGTGCCGTCTTCGAGGGGTGGATCGCAGGTCTTCCCGCCGTCGCGTTTTCCATGGCGATCCCGAACGACGCGTTTGGTTTAAAGGGTGAGGCGCGGCAGGCGGCCGTCGGCGAGCGTGCCGTGCGGGTGGCGGAAGTCGCCAGTGATATCGCACGCACGCTGTGGGAGGTCGGTTTTCCGAAGTCGGTGGATGCGTTTTCCGTGAACTTGCCTGCGGAAGCGACCCTGGAAACGCCGCGTCGGGTGACGGGCGTGACCCGCACGCGTTACGGACCGTTATTCGTGCCGGACGGCGCTGGCTGTTTTCGCCATCGCTTTAGTTACCTCGAGCCTCTCGAAGATGAAGGGGACGTGTCCGTCGTTTCGCGCGGCTTCGTGGCCATCACGCCGTTGCGACTCGACTTTTCTGTGCCCCTGCCGGCTGCGCTGCGCCAGCGCTTGGAGCGTTGA
- the uvrC gene encoding UvrABC system protein C, whose protein sequence is MFRSLGCSVYGPSPVTSRLSYGACLGYTGFVSRTETDSNTAPPLLPAWAEKLAAVPARPGVYLLKDSSGKVIYVGKAKNLRSRLRQYVRGDDERSQIQFLLRKIADVETLVTANDKEALILENNLIKQYKPRYNIRLKDDKSYVSVKVTVQDPWPRILVTRRIVSDGSRYFGPYDSAASVRETIDTIRKVIPLRTCPDAVFRNRSRPCLEYQIKRCLGPCCLPVDRAQYEQHLREAILLLEGKSQQLVQQLSAAMEQAAEELRFEDAARLRDRIRAIERTQERQQVFAHHRGDTDVWGLYREGGFLEVEILFLRQGKLTSHQRYSLGDIEFSDEEILSMLLQQFYQGERYIPDEILVPTALEDQETLEEWLSERKRQRVTIHCPQRGEKSRLIAMARENAVQAFRQRQDASEQRQRMCAELQRALRLRRFPHRVECFDISNFQGSMAVGSQVTFLDGAPDKNEYRRYRIKTVQQPDDFAMMAEVLQRRLARAREEGVYPDLIVLDGGKGQLNVAVNLLHSLGLNELEVVALAKDRVERAPREAEIRHSEERVFVPGRKNPIVLRRNSNALFLLQQLRDEAHRFAVLYHRKLRTRERLRSALDAIPGVGAVRRRKLLRHFGSVRRLREATIEDLTAVPGISRALAQQILAALSQQFGASTSEQPSSTSATVLPSEESAMRDTSAACHDEPGDPVT, encoded by the coding sequence ATGTTCCGCAGCCTCGGATGCTCGGTTTACGGGCCATCCCCGGTGACGAGCCGCCTCTCCTACGGCGCGTGTCTCGGTTATACTGGCTTTGTGTCTCGCACCGAAACCGATTCCAACACGGCCCCGCCTCTACTGCCTGCGTGGGCGGAAAAGCTCGCCGCCGTCCCTGCGCGGCCAGGTGTGTACCTTCTCAAGGACAGTAGCGGCAAAGTCATTTACGTGGGCAAGGCCAAAAACTTGCGCAGTCGGCTGCGGCAATACGTGCGCGGGGATGACGAGCGGTCGCAAATTCAGTTTCTTCTTCGCAAGATCGCGGATGTCGAGACCCTGGTGACCGCGAACGACAAGGAAGCGTTGATCCTCGAGAACAACCTGATCAAGCAATACAAACCAAGGTACAACATTCGTCTCAAAGACGACAAATCGTACGTGAGTGTGAAAGTCACCGTTCAAGACCCGTGGCCCCGGATCTTGGTCACCCGCCGCATTGTCAGCGACGGGAGCCGGTATTTTGGCCCGTACGATTCCGCAGCGAGCGTGCGCGAAACCATCGACACCATCCGCAAGGTCATCCCCTTGCGCACCTGCCCGGACGCGGTCTTCCGGAATCGCTCGCGTCCATGTCTGGAATATCAGATCAAGCGCTGCCTCGGACCGTGCTGCCTTCCCGTCGATCGGGCGCAATACGAGCAGCATTTGCGCGAGGCGATCCTGCTGCTCGAAGGCAAAAGCCAGCAACTTGTGCAACAACTGAGCGCCGCAATGGAGCAGGCCGCGGAGGAGCTTCGCTTCGAAGACGCTGCGCGACTGCGCGACCGCATTCGTGCCATCGAGCGCACCCAGGAACGCCAGCAAGTATTCGCCCATCATCGGGGCGACACCGACGTTTGGGGGCTGTACCGCGAAGGAGGCTTCTTGGAAGTCGAGATTCTCTTCTTGCGGCAAGGCAAACTCACAAGCCACCAGCGCTATAGCCTCGGGGACATCGAGTTCTCCGACGAAGAAATCCTCTCCATGCTGCTGCAGCAGTTCTACCAAGGCGAACGGTACATTCCCGATGAGATTTTGGTGCCTACGGCCCTGGAGGACCAGGAAACGTTGGAAGAGTGGTTGTCCGAACGCAAGCGGCAGCGTGTAACGATCCACTGCCCGCAGCGCGGTGAGAAATCCCGGCTCATTGCCATGGCCCGAGAAAATGCCGTGCAAGCGTTTCGACAGCGGCAAGACGCATCGGAACAACGCCAACGAATGTGCGCAGAATTGCAGCGCGCCTTGCGGCTGCGGCGTTTCCCCCACCGGGTGGAGTGCTTCGACATTTCCAACTTTCAGGGCAGCATGGCGGTCGGCTCGCAAGTGACGTTTCTCGACGGTGCCCCGGACAAGAACGAGTACCGCCGCTACCGCATCAAAACCGTGCAGCAACCGGACGACTTTGCCATGATGGCGGAGGTTCTCCAACGGCGCTTGGCCCGAGCCCGCGAGGAAGGCGTATACCCGGACTTGATCGTCCTGGATGGTGGCAAGGGCCAACTGAATGTTGCCGTGAATTTACTGCACTCGCTCGGTCTGAACGAACTGGAGGTCGTCGCTTTAGCCAAAGATCGAGTAGAACGTGCTCCCCGTGAGGCCGAAATCCGGCACAGCGAAGAGCGAGTGTTCGTTCCTGGGCGCAAGAATCCCATCGTGCTGCGGCGCAACAGCAACGCATTGTTCTTGCTGCAACAGTTGCGCGACGAGGCCCATCGCTTTGCTGTCCTGTACCACCGCAAGCTGCGCACCCGAGAGCGGCTGCGTTCAGCCCTGGATGCGATACCGGGCGTCGGAGCGGTTCGCCGGCGCAAGCTGTTGCGCCACTTCGGTAGCGTACGCCGGCTACGGGAAGCCACCATCGAAGACCTCACGGCTGTTCCTGGAATTTCCCGCGCTCTGGCACAGCAAATCCTCGCCGCTTTGTCGCAACAGTTCGGCGCTTCGACCTCCGAGCAGCCATCATCAACGAGCGCCACAGTTTTGCCGAGCGAGGAGTCGGCGATGCGCGACACCTCCGCCGCATGCCATGATGAGCCGGGTGACCCTGTCACCTGA
- the adh gene encoding alcohol dehydrogenase yields the protein MKALVVRTPRPIEEKPLELVELPVPEPGAGELLVRVRACGVCRTDLHVVEGDLPPVRDRVVPGHQVVGIVTALGRGASRFRVGDRVGIAWLRKTCGSCAYCTQGRENLCPNAQFTGYHADGGYAEYTVVPESFAYAIPPALGDAEATPLLCAGIIGYRALRRAETRPGCRLGLYGFGSSAHIAVQVARYWGCEVFVMTRDPKHRELARKLGAVWVGDAAERPPAPLDSAILFAPVGHLVPPALEALDRGGTLAIAGIYLTDIPQIQYEKHLFYEKNLRSVTANTRADGEELLALAAQIPIRPHTTVFPLSAANEVLDRLKHDGLEGTGVLVVEPQAA from the coding sequence ATGAAGGCGCTCGTCGTACGGACGCCAAGGCCCATCGAGGAGAAGCCGCTAGAGCTCGTTGAGTTGCCCGTGCCGGAACCCGGGGCGGGCGAGTTGCTCGTGCGGGTGCGCGCTTGCGGGGTGTGCCGGACCGACTTGCACGTGGTCGAGGGGGATTTGCCCCCGGTCCGCGACAGGGTAGTGCCGGGTCACCAAGTGGTCGGGATCGTAACCGCCTTGGGTAGAGGTGCGTCGCGCTTTCGAGTGGGCGACCGTGTGGGCATTGCTTGGCTGCGCAAAACCTGCGGCAGTTGCGCCTACTGTACGCAAGGTCGCGAAAACTTGTGCCCGAATGCGCAATTCACCGGTTACCACGCCGATGGCGGCTATGCGGAGTACACCGTGGTTCCGGAAAGCTTCGCCTACGCCATCCCCCCTGCTCTCGGCGACGCGGAGGCCACGCCGCTACTGTGTGCCGGAATCATCGGGTATCGCGCCTTGCGGCGTGCAGAAACGCGGCCGGGCTGCCGCTTGGGTTTGTATGGGTTCGGGTCGTCTGCCCACATCGCCGTTCAAGTGGCTCGCTATTGGGGCTGCGAGGTCTTCGTCATGACGCGTGACCCAAAACACCGCGAGCTTGCACGCAAGCTGGGGGCGGTGTGGGTCGGAGATGCAGCGGAGCGGCCCCCAGCACCGCTCGACTCCGCGATTTTGTTTGCTCCTGTGGGCCATTTGGTTCCGCCCGCTCTGGAGGCACTCGATCGCGGTGGAACCTTGGCCATTGCCGGCATTTACCTGACGGACATACCGCAAATCCAATACGAGAAGCATTTATTTTACGAGAAAAACTTGCGCAGTGTGACCGCCAACACCCGCGCCGATGGAGAAGAACTCCTGGCCTTAGCCGCGCAAATTCCCATTCGGCCGCACACCACAGTGTTCCCGCTGAGCGCAGCCAACGAGGTGCTCGATCGGCTCAAGCACGACGGTCTCGAAGGTACGGGCGTGCTGGTAGTGGAGCCGCAAGCGGCCTAG
- a CDS encoding outer membrane lipid asymmetry maintenance protein MlaD, with the protein MNRSPQRDLIVGLFVLAGLAALAYLSMTVGGLTFRNTGGLTIYASFDEIGGLKPRAPVVIAGVKVGQVVDIVLDSDYRARVRMDLRHDLKLPVDTTASIVTAGLLGDQYIALQVGGEDRYLTNGGTITMTESAISLERLIGKFIYSVDRGGSEKSSGGGTHE; encoded by the coding sequence ATGAACCGTTCACCGCAGCGCGATCTCATTGTCGGCTTGTTCGTCCTTGCGGGCCTTGCCGCCCTGGCCTACCTGTCGATGACGGTGGGTGGACTGACGTTTCGCAATACCGGAGGGCTCACGATTTATGCCTCCTTCGACGAAATCGGCGGCTTGAAACCCAGGGCACCGGTGGTCATTGCCGGCGTCAAAGTCGGACAAGTCGTGGACATTGTCCTGGATAGCGACTACCGCGCCCGTGTGCGTATGGATTTGCGGCACGACCTCAAACTACCGGTGGATACCACCGCGTCCATCGTCACCGCGGGCTTGTTGGGAGACCAATACATTGCTTTGCAGGTCGGCGGCGAAGACCGTTACCTCACCAATGGGGGCACGATCACGATGACGGAGTCGGCAATCAGCCTCGAACGTTTAATCGGTAAGTTCATTTACTCCGTCGATCGAGGCGGCAGCGAGAAGTCGAGCGGAGGCGGTACGCATGAGTAG
- a CDS encoding lipoprotein: protein MSSAGLHRVCFLWFLLWGISFPQFAAGEDYDPWQGFNRAVFAFNDTLDTYVLEPVAKVWDRVIPERVEQSIANVFQNAYTPIVALNNLLQAKPHAMAVDVARFMTNSTFGVVGLFDVASAWGLEKHDEDFGQTLAVWGVPAGPYLVLPFIGPSSPRDAVGYAVDSIATVYWFFADIRFTIGPQTVQVVNTRAQALDTVRELKAASVDYYAAVRNAYLQRRNAQIEDRRESTTVSEELYRIEEE, encoded by the coding sequence ATGAGTAGTGCCGGCCTCCACCGAGTTTGCTTTTTGTGGTTCTTGCTATGGGGCATCTCCTTCCCGCAGTTCGCTGCCGGCGAGGATTACGACCCCTGGCAGGGTTTCAATCGCGCGGTGTTTGCGTTCAACGACACGCTGGATACGTACGTTTTAGAGCCGGTCGCAAAAGTTTGGGATCGGGTGATCCCCGAGCGCGTGGAACAGTCGATCGCCAATGTGTTTCAAAACGCGTACACGCCGATCGTGGCGCTCAACAATCTCCTGCAAGCCAAGCCCCATGCAATGGCTGTGGACGTCGCTCGCTTCATGACCAACTCTACCTTTGGTGTCGTCGGGCTCTTCGACGTTGCCAGCGCCTGGGGGCTCGAAAAGCACGACGAAGATTTTGGCCAAACTCTCGCTGTGTGGGGCGTGCCGGCTGGACCGTACTTGGTCTTGCCGTTCATCGGCCCATCTTCGCCCCGCGACGCGGTCGGATACGCGGTGGACTCGATCGCCACCGTGTACTGGTTTTTCGCGGATATTCGATTCACCATTGGCCCGCAAACGGTGCAAGTCGTAAACACCCGTGCCCAAGCGCTCGACACAGTCCGCGAACTCAAAGCGGCGTCGGTGGATTACTATGCGGCGGTCCGCAACGCATACCTCCAGCGTCGGAACGCCCAAATTGAAGACCGACGCGAGTCGACTACCGTGAGCGAAGAGCTGTACCGCATCGAGGAGGAGTAA
- a CDS encoding betaine-aldehyde dehydrogenase has translation MERERLYIGGQWVEPSTRDCIAVIHATTEEVMATVPAAGAPDVERAVEAAARAWPSWAATPLERRAQFLTALSEELSRRSEAIARSITAEVGMPIKLSRAIQAGLPPVVTRSYAEIARTYPWEEQVGNSRVVRQPVGVVAAITPWNYPLHQAICKVAPALAAGCTVVLKPSELAPLTAFELAEACEAIGLPAGVFNLVTGYGPVVGEALAQHPGVHLVSFTGSTRAGKRVAELAARGVKRLTLELGGKSPCVVFEDADFPRAIQSCVNECFLNSGQSCNALSRLLAPRRRYEEAVELARAAAERFTVGDPFDERTKLGPLVSAAQRDRVRRLIEKGVEEGARLVTGGPEPPAGCTRGYFVRPTVFADVRPNMTIAQEEIFGPVLAVLPFEDEEDAIRIANDTRYGLAAAVWSGDPQRAERVARRIRAGQVAVNGGRYNPQAPFGGFQESGIGRELGKYGLEEYLELQSLQF, from the coding sequence ATGGAGCGCGAACGATTGTACATCGGCGGACAATGGGTCGAGCCCAGCACGCGAGATTGCATTGCAGTCATCCACGCGACTACCGAGGAAGTGATGGCCACGGTTCCTGCGGCCGGAGCGCCCGATGTGGAGCGTGCCGTCGAGGCGGCGGCGCGAGCCTGGCCGTCGTGGGCAGCCACGCCACTGGAACGCCGCGCGCAGTTCTTGACGGCATTGAGCGAAGAGCTCTCGCGGCGGAGCGAAGCGATTGCCCGCTCGATCACCGCGGAAGTTGGCATGCCGATCAAGTTATCGCGCGCCATTCAGGCTGGACTGCCACCGGTGGTGACGCGCTCGTATGCCGAGATCGCGCGCACTTACCCGTGGGAGGAACAAGTGGGAAACTCGCGCGTGGTACGACAACCCGTTGGCGTTGTCGCTGCCATTACCCCGTGGAACTACCCATTGCATCAAGCGATATGCAAGGTCGCTCCTGCTTTGGCTGCCGGCTGTACGGTCGTGCTTAAGCCGAGCGAGCTCGCACCTCTCACCGCTTTCGAACTGGCCGAGGCGTGCGAAGCGATCGGATTGCCCGCAGGAGTGTTCAACTTGGTTACGGGGTACGGACCAGTCGTGGGCGAGGCGCTGGCGCAGCACCCGGGGGTGCATTTGGTGTCGTTTACCGGTTCCACCCGCGCCGGCAAGCGGGTTGCGGAGTTGGCTGCTCGAGGGGTCAAGCGGCTGACCCTGGAACTCGGCGGCAAAAGTCCGTGCGTGGTCTTCGAGGACGCCGATTTTCCGCGGGCAATCCAATCGTGCGTGAACGAGTGTTTCTTGAACTCTGGGCAGAGCTGCAATGCACTCAGCCGCTTGCTCGCCCCTCGCCGCCGGTACGAAGAGGCCGTGGAGCTGGCACGCGCGGCTGCCGAGCGATTTACCGTGGGAGATCCCTTTGACGAGCGCACCAAGCTGGGGCCGCTCGTGTCTGCTGCGCAGCGGGATCGCGTGCGGCGCTTGATTGAAAAAGGGGTGGAGGAGGGGGCGCGGCTGGTGACTGGAGGCCCGGAGCCTCCCGCCGGTTGCACGCGCGGATACTTCGTGCGTCCGACGGTGTTCGCGGACGTGCGCCCGAATATGACCATTGCCCAAGAGGAAATTTTCGGGCCGGTATTAGCGGTGTTGCCGTTCGAAGACGAAGAGGACGCCATTCGGATTGCCAACGACACCCGCTATGGTTTGGCGGCCGCGGTATGGTCGGGCGACCCACAGCGCGCGGAGCGCGTGGCGCGTAGAATCCGTGCAGGCCAAGTGGCCGTGAACGGGGGGCGTTACAACCCGCAGGCCCCGTTTGGCGGTTTCCAAGAGTCGGGAATCGGCCGCGAACTCGGCAAATACGGCCTGGAAGAGTACCTCGAACTGCAGTCGCTCCAGTTTTGA
- a CDS encoding ABC transporter permease gives MLRLIEDIGFAAVRFVAELGRIAWFSIDVARAVVTPPPRIGAFIAELFNIGVLSLLIICVSGGAVGMVLGLQGYNTLVRFGAEESLGAVVGLSLIRELGPVLTALLTTGRAGSATTAEIGTMVATEQLDGLRMLAIDPIHLVVAPKTLAMIVAMPLLSALFVVCGLAGGYFVGVALMGVDAGNYMSSLQSAVDFRDDVLGSVLKAFVFGILIGLISTFRGYTCHPSSAGVSAATTSTVVVGSVSVLLFDYMITALWGV, from the coding sequence ATGCTCCGGCTGATCGAAGACATCGGCTTTGCCGCAGTGCGATTTGTCGCCGAGCTCGGGCGCATCGCCTGGTTTAGTATCGATGTCGCCCGGGCGGTCGTCACCCCGCCACCACGAATCGGGGCCTTCATTGCCGAGCTGTTCAACATTGGCGTGCTTTCCCTGCTCATTATTTGCGTCAGCGGAGGTGCTGTCGGAATGGTTTTGGGCCTGCAAGGCTACAACACTTTGGTTCGATTTGGCGCGGAAGAGTCCCTAGGGGCGGTGGTGGGACTCAGCTTGATTCGGGAACTCGGACCAGTGCTCACGGCCCTGCTGACGACGGGTCGCGCGGGCTCGGCGACCACCGCAGAAATTGGCACCATGGTCGCCACCGAACAGCTCGATGGCCTGCGCATGCTCGCCATCGACCCGATTCACCTGGTGGTAGCGCCGAAAACCCTGGCCATGATTGTCGCCATGCCGCTGCTCTCTGCGCTGTTCGTCGTCTGCGGCTTGGCCGGCGGTTACTTCGTCGGCGTCGCTCTCATGGGAGTGGATGCGGGCAATTACATGTCGAGCCTGCAAAGCGCGGTAGACTTTCGCGACGACGTCCTCGGCAGCGTGCTCAAAGCATTCGTGTTCGGCATTCTGATCGGGCTGATCTCTACCTTTCGGGGTTACACCTGCCATCCGAGTTCTGCCGGGGTCAGCGCGGCTACGACCTCGACCGTGGTCGTGGGCTCGGTCTCCGTACTGCTGTTCGACTACATGATCACTGCATTGTGGGGGGTGTAA
- a CDS encoding N-acetylglucosamine-6-phosphate deacetylase: protein MQKLLIRGGRVLSRHGWRESTDVRIEAGLIDRVDRDLAAPGGAIIDAQGLLVVPGFVDLHIHGAFGQFCESGKPEALHELSTRLPEFGVTGFLATVATLPRRALQTAVEAIAFAAGGEVGARILGIHLEGPYLNRHCAGAQNRRWMRTPDLNELDDLQGRSSGLIKMITVAPELPGAIPLIAAAAERSVIVALGHSEASEELALVAMDAGAKHVTHLYNAMGPFHHREPGLIGVALSEPGLTVDLIADGHHVRPRAIEIAWRARSGRGMVLVSDAIAAGLPDGEYEFLGTKCSVQDGSVRLAGRATLAGSCLSLDRAVRNVCEWLPSIPPASVIEAASTTPCRVLGLDNEYGYIEPGYHADLVLLDHDYRVRYTIVGGRVVYRCADA from the coding sequence ATGCAGAAGTTGCTGATACGCGGCGGAAGGGTGTTGTCGCGGCATGGTTGGCGAGAAAGCACGGACGTCCGCATCGAGGCTGGATTGATCGACCGTGTGGATCGCGACCTGGCCGCTCCGGGCGGGGCCATCATCGACGCCCAAGGCTTGCTGGTGGTGCCTGGTTTCGTGGACCTTCACATTCATGGGGCTTTTGGCCAATTCTGTGAAAGCGGCAAACCGGAAGCGCTGCACGAGCTCTCGACGCGTTTGCCGGAGTTCGGCGTCACCGGCTTCCTCGCCACCGTCGCCACATTGCCCCGGCGGGCCCTGCAAACTGCCGTGGAAGCCATTGCTTTTGCCGCAGGCGGTGAGGTTGGCGCGCGGATTTTGGGCATCCACTTGGAAGGGCCTTACCTCAATCGCCATTGTGCCGGAGCCCAAAACCGGCGATGGATGCGCACCCCCGATCTAAACGAGCTCGACGATTTGCAGGGGCGCAGCAGCGGACTCATCAAGATGATCACGGTTGCCCCAGAACTTCCCGGCGCAATCCCGCTCATCGCAGCGGCAGCGGAACGGAGCGTGATCGTCGCCTTGGGCCACAGCGAGGCTAGCGAAGAGCTGGCCTTGGTAGCCATGGACGCTGGGGCCAAGCACGTAACCCACTTGTACAACGCCATGGGGCCGTTCCATCACCGCGAACCTGGCCTCATCGGCGTCGCTCTCAGCGAACCCGGACTCACGGTCGACCTCATTGCCGACGGCCATCACGTTCGGCCACGAGCCATCGAAATCGCCTGGCGCGCGCGCAGTGGGAGGGGCATGGTACTCGTCAGCGATGCGATCGCTGCCGGGCTGCCAGACGGCGAATACGAATTCCTCGGCACAAAGTGTTCCGTACAAGATGGAAGCGTGCGCTTGGCGGGACGCGCGACCCTGGCGGGAAGTTGCCTTTCCCTGGATCGGGCAGTCCGCAACGTCTGCGAGTGGCTACCTTCGATCCCACCGGCGTCGGTCATCGAGGCCGCAAGCACCACTCCCTGCCGCGTACTCGGCCTCGACAACGAATACGGGTATATCGAGCCCGGTTACCACGCCGACTTGGTGCTCTTGGACCACGATTATCGCGTGCGATACACAATCGTTGGCGGACGTGTCGTGTACCGCTGCGCAGATGCCTGA
- the dnaB gene encoding replicative DNA helicase: protein MKTEADDVRRLPPQSLDAEQSVLGGILLDTGAIDRAVELLSAEDFYREAHRKIFRAMLALSQRGEPVDVVTLANELTAEGCLEEVGGTAYLVELAERVPTAANLAYYARIVREKAILREVIQAATELAASAYEARPGEVDDFLDRVEHRIFEISERRVRPQFAKMNDLMLTAVHTIESLYERRGLITGVPTGFVDLDRLTSGLQPADLIIVAARPGMGKTAFALNVAVNAAQQANVGVAVFSLEMSKQQLALRMLCSEAGVDSHNVRTGYLASGDFQKIVHAADRLSRLPIFIDDTPGLSILELRAKARRLKREQEAKLGLVVVDYLQLMRGHERTDNREQEISSISRSLKALAKELDIPVMALAQLNRQVESRADRRPIMADLRESGAIEQDADLILFLFRPWVYEKKKDNEHDAEVIIGKQRNGPTDIVKLTYLPEYTRFENRTEMELVVPAEDEL, encoded by the coding sequence ATGAAAACGGAAGCTGACGATGTGCGCCGTCTCCCTCCGCAAAGTTTGGACGCGGAACAATCTGTTCTCGGAGGCATTTTGCTCGACACCGGCGCAATCGATCGAGCGGTCGAACTTTTGAGCGCTGAGGATTTCTACCGTGAGGCGCACCGGAAAATCTTTCGCGCCATGCTGGCATTGAGCCAGCGGGGCGAGCCGGTGGATGTGGTCACGCTGGCCAACGAGCTGACTGCGGAAGGTTGCCTCGAAGAAGTGGGCGGCACGGCTTACTTGGTGGAGTTAGCCGAGCGGGTTCCCACTGCAGCAAATCTCGCCTATTACGCGCGCATCGTTCGCGAGAAGGCGATTCTGCGCGAGGTGATCCAGGCGGCCACCGAGCTCGCGGCCAGTGCCTACGAAGCACGACCGGGCGAGGTGGACGATTTTCTCGATCGAGTGGAGCATCGCATTTTCGAGATTTCCGAGCGGCGGGTGCGCCCGCAGTTCGCCAAGATGAACGATTTGATGCTGACGGCGGTGCACACGATCGAAAGTTTGTACGAGCGCCGTGGTCTGATTACCGGCGTGCCCACGGGTTTCGTGGATTTGGATCGCCTCACCTCGGGTTTGCAGCCGGCGGACCTGATCATCGTCGCTGCCCGCCCCGGCATGGGAAAAACCGCCTTTGCCCTCAATGTTGCCGTGAACGCTGCCCAGCAAGCCAACGTGGGGGTGGCGGTGTTCTCGCTCGAAATGTCCAAGCAGCAGCTCGCTCTCCGGATGTTGTGCTCGGAGGCTGGCGTCGACAGTCACAACGTGCGCACCGGGTACTTGGCCTCCGGCGACTTCCAAAAGATTGTCCATGCGGCCGACCGCTTGAGCCGGTTGCCGATCTTCATTGACGACACCCCGGGCCTTTCGATTTTGGAGCTGCGTGCCAAAGCCCGGCGCCTCAAGCGCGAACAAGAGGCGAAGCTGGGTTTGGTGGTGGTGGACTACTTGCAGTTGATGCGCGGGCACGAGCGCACCGATAACCGGGAGCAAGAAATCTCCAGCATCTCGCGATCTCTCAAAGCGTTGGCCAAGGAACTCGACATCCCGGTGATGGCTCTGGCCCAATTGAATCGGCAAGTGGAGTCACGGGCAGACCGAAGACCCATCATGGCCGATTTGCGCGAGTCGGGGGCGATCGAACAAGATGCAGACCTGATTTTGTTCTTGTTCCGCCCGTGGGTGTACGAGAAGAAGAAAGACAACGAACACGACGCCGAAGTGATCATCGGGAAGCAGCGCAATGGGCCGACGGACATTGTCAAGCTCACCTACCTGCCGGAGTACACGCGGTTCGAAAATCGAACCGAAATGGAGCTCGTGGTCCCGGCGGAAGACGAGCTTTGA